The Salinispora tropica CNB-440 genome has a window encoding:
- a CDS encoding aquaporin — protein MTPTLWRRLLAEFTGTALLVTAVVGSGIMAATLSPADVGLQLLQNSIATAFALGTLILIFGPVSGAHFNPVVSIADWFLGRRTGTGLTARDLGGYVVAQVLGAIAGSVLANLMFDLAAVDLSGKDRAAGHLWLGEVVATAGLILIIFALARSGRAPIAPAAVGAYIGAAYWFTSSTSFANPAVTVGRAFTDTFAGIAPSSVPGFVLAQLVGLAVGVGLLAALYPDAGQAADHVVVPLPRQRPGARPQQPPRPAPARDLRRGSGQPVPQSALHERLVMSDKPSVLFVCVHNAGRSQMAAGWLRHLAGDTVEVRSAGSAPAKTVNPAAVEAMREVGIDITDQTPKLFEYATAESSDVIVTMGCGDACPVFPGKRYEDWKLDDPAGKGVDAVRPIRDDIRTRVEKLLAELRPAVGEVDRDVAGGGDGQVRLSARLSGEGRHLRPGGTNGV, from the coding sequence ATGACCCCCACCCTGTGGCGGCGCCTGCTGGCCGAGTTCACCGGCACCGCCCTGCTGGTTACCGCCGTGGTCGGCTCCGGCATCATGGCCGCCACCCTCTCCCCGGCCGACGTCGGCCTGCAGCTGCTGCAGAACTCGATCGCCACCGCCTTCGCCCTCGGCACGCTGATCCTGATCTTCGGGCCGGTATCCGGCGCGCACTTCAACCCCGTCGTCTCCATCGCCGACTGGTTCCTCGGCCGCCGCACCGGCACCGGCCTCACCGCCCGCGACCTGGGCGGCTACGTCGTGGCGCAGGTGCTCGGTGCGATCGCCGGTTCGGTGCTGGCGAACCTGATGTTCGACCTCGCCGCCGTCGACCTCTCCGGCAAGGACCGCGCCGCCGGGCACCTGTGGCTCGGCGAGGTCGTCGCCACCGCCGGCCTGATCCTGATCATTTTCGCCCTCGCTCGCTCCGGCCGCGCCCCGATCGCTCCCGCCGCCGTCGGCGCCTACATCGGCGCCGCGTACTGGTTCACCTCGTCGACCTCGTTCGCCAACCCGGCCGTCACCGTCGGCCGCGCGTTCACCGATACCTTCGCTGGCATCGCCCCCAGCTCCGTACCCGGGTTCGTCCTCGCCCAACTCGTCGGACTCGCCGTCGGCGTCGGTCTCCTGGCCGCGCTCTACCCCGACGCCGGGCAGGCCGCCGACCACGTGGTCGTGCCCCTCCCACGACAGCGGCCCGGCGCTCGGCCACAACAGCCTCCCCGACCCGCACCTGCCCGCGATCTCCGACGAGGCTCCGGTCAACCGGTCCCGCAATCCGCACTGCATGAAAGGCTCGTGATGTCCGACAAGCCCAGCGTCCTGTTCGTCTGCGTCCACAACGCCGGCCGTTCCCAGATGGCCGCCGGATGGCTGCGCCACCTCGCCGGCGACACCGTCGAGGTCCGCTCCGCCGGCAGCGCACCCGCGAAGACCGTCAACCCGGCCGCCGTCGAGGCGATGCGGGAGGTCGGCATCGATATCACCGACCAAACCCCCAAACTCTTCGAGTACGCCACCGCGGAGTCCTCGGACGTGATCGTCACCATGGGCTGCGGCGACGCCTGCCCCGTCTTTCCCGGCAAGCGCTACGAGGACTGGAAGCTCGACGACCCTGCCGGCAAGGGCGTCGACGCCGTCCGCCCGATCCGTGACGACATCCGTACCCGGGTGGAGAAGCTCCTCGCCGAGCTGCGCCCCGCCGTCGGAGAGGTTGACCGCGACGTAGCCGGCGGCGGTGACGGCCAGGTGCGGTTGTCGGCGCGGTTGTCGGGTGAAGGCCGGCATCTTCGGCCCGGCGGCACCAATGGCGTTTGA